In Hyphomicrobiales bacterium, the sequence CGAACGGAGCGGCGTCGCCCGCGAACTGGGCGAGGAAGATCGCCGGTCCCTTGATCGTCTTCATCCCTGATCCTCTGAACGACGTCGGGGCGCACGAAGCGCGCCTCGCGTGGGCTTCTCCTTGGTCGACCATGCCTGATTTATCGCGAGCGCGGCGGATTGTCTGCGAGACCGAGCGGGCTTTTTCGCGCGGCGGTCTCAGGGAGGGCGGATCTACTCGGAGCCGCTCCCTCTTCCGGGGCGAGGTTTCTTCCTCCTCGCGATGAAACGGTTTCCGCGGGGGGAGGACCGACGCCGTGCCGATGGAGACTGTGGAACAACCGGACGCCGGACCGTTGCTCACTCTCTCCCGCCGGAACTGCGCGGTCGGTCCTTCGGGCTGCTGTTCCCTGCGTCCGCAAGCAGGGGGCGAATGCGCGCGAGGTTCTCGATGGTATGGAGCAGATGCGCCCGCAGGCGTTCTGCCGCCTCGGCCTGGTCGCGGCGGGCGAGGCTGTCGAGGATGGCGAGATGTTCCTCGCATTGCGTCCGGTAGCGCTTCCGATCCAGCATCGAGCGATAGGAGAGCAGCCGCCTGATGCGGTTCAGCCGTCTGATCGTATCGAGGAAGAACGGGTTGCCGCTGGCGCCGACGATGGTCTCGTGGAAACGCACGCCGCGCTCGTGCAGTTCGTCGGCACTGTCGGTCTCGATGGCGCCTGCGAGCAAGCGTTCTTCGGCCTGGCGGCAGCTCGCGATCAGCTCCGGCGAGAGGTCGTATCCGGGCTCCAGCAGGGCGGCGGGCTCCAATGCCAGGCGCAGGCGATAGGTCTGCTCCAGGCTTTCGGGCGTGGTCAGGACATGGACGAAGCTCCAGCCATAGCCTGGCCGGCGCTCGGCCCAGCCTTCGTTGCCGATCCGAGCAAGCACGCCGGCAAGTTCCGCCTTCGTGAGCCCATAGCGCCCGCGCAGTTCCGACTCAGTGATCTGGTCAGGCAGGAGACCGCGCAAATGCTCGTCGGCGATGCGGAAATAGGCGGTGGCGATGCGGTCTTCATGCGCGAGCCCGAGCGCTTCAGGCGGCGGTGGCGCGGATTGCGCGACGAAGTAGCCGCGATTGCGCTCGTGGCGCAGCACGCCCTTTTCGGCGAGCAGGCTCAGCGCGAGGCCGACGGGAAAGCGTGATACGCCGAGACGGGTCGCGATGTCCTGCGAACGCAGATGAGCGTCGACGGGAAGGCGCAGTTCGCGGATCTCGTTTAGCAGCCGTGCCGCCAGCACTTCACCGAGATCGGGCTTTTCGGTCTTCGCCACGGCTTTCTTCCCGCCGGCGCACGATGCGCCGACGGGAGGTGTAGTCGGCGGACAGCCGCGCGCAAGCCTATTTGACGAGGCCGATCGAGCGCAGGACCTCGCCGACGCGCGCCTGCTCTTCCTTGATGAAGGCGGCGAAGGGCTCTCCTGCGAGATAATAGTCGTCCCAGCCGCGCGCCTTGAGCACCTCGCCCCATTCCTTCGATTTCACCATCTTCTCGAAGACGGCCGTCAGCTCCTTCTTCTGCTCCGTGGTGATGCCGGGCGCGGCCATCACGGCACGCCAGTTGACGACCTCGACGTCGTAGCCAAGCTCCTTGAGGGTTGGGACATCGACCCCTTCCAGCCGCTTTCCGGACGATAGGGCAAGCGCGCGCAGCTTGCCGGCCTTGATCTGGCTTTCGAACTCGCCATAGCCGGACACGCCGGCCGTGACACGCCCGCCGAGCATGGCGGCAAGGGCCTCGCCGCCGCCGGAAAAGGCGACGTAGTTCACCTTGCCGGGGTCGCTGCCGGCGGCCTTGGCCATCAGCGCCGCGAGGATGTGGTCGGCGCCCCCGGCCGAGCCGCCGGCCCAGATCATTCGCGCCGGATCTGCCTTGATCGCCACGGCAAGGTCCTTGATCGTCTTGTGCGGCGAGTTCTCCGGGACGACGATAACCAGCGGGTCGCCGGTCAGCCGCGCCAGCGGCGTTACCTGATCGAGGGTGACCGGCGCCTTGTTGGTCAGGATGGCGCCGAGCATGGTGATGCCATTGACCATCAGCTGGTTGGGATCGCCCTTCGAGCCGGTGATGAACTGGGCGAGGCCGATGGTGCCGCCGGCGCCGGTGACGTTCTGCACTTGAACGCTCTTGGCGTGTCCGGTCGCGGTCAGCACCTGCTGGATCGAGCGAGCGGCGGTATCCCAGCCGCCGCCCGGGCCGGCCGGCGCGATGATTCTGAGTTCGGCGGGCGCCTGGGCGAGCGTCGGCCCCGCGAACGACATGGCGGCCAGACAGGCGATGACGGTTCTGCGTGCGATCATGGTTCTTCCTCCACTGGGTTGTTCGTTCCGGGACCGGCCTGCCGCCCTCAGACGCGGCGTTTCCGCGGGGCTCCCGCTTCACTTTCCGGGTGAATTCCGTGTCGCGGCATGAAGCGCCGCAGGATCAGCGGCAGCATCCCGCCGGCCCGCAGGGTCTCGCATTCGAGCTGCGTCTCGACCGCGACATGCAGCGGAATGGCGATGCGGGTTCCATTTGTCCGCATCAGCGTGGCATACGTCGGAAGGCGTGGCGCCAGCGCCTCGGCGGGCACTGCAATCTCGATGCGGTCGCCCGGCGCCAGCGCCAGACCCTTGCCCTGCTCGGCATCGTCGAAGACGAGTGGCAGGATGCCCATGCCGATCAGGTTGGAGCGGTGGATGCGCTCGAAGCTCGCGGCGAGCACGGCGCGCACGCCGAGCAGGCCGAGGCCCTTCGCGGCCCAGTCACGCGAGGAGCCGGTGCCGTAGCGTTCGCCGGCGACGATGATGATGGATTGCCCTTCGCTGCGATAGCGCTCGGTGGCGCGCCAGAGCGGCAGGACCTCGCCGCTTGGCGCATGCACGGTGGAGCCGGCAGGCAGATCGGGGGCGAGCCGGTTCACCACGGTGCGGTTGGTGAACAGCCCGCGCAGCATCACCTCCCAGTTGCCGCGGCGGGAGGCGTAGACGTTGAGGTCGCGCGGGTTCTCGCCGCGCTCGACCAGCCAGTGCCCGGCCTCGCTCGCGGAGGGTGTCTGGCCCGCTGGCGAGATGTGGTCGGTCGTGATGTCGTCCCCCAGCACGAGCAGGGGATGGGCCGCATAGGTGCCGAGCGTGACCGGCGTATCGGCTCGCGCGAAGGGCGGACGGCGCAGATAGGTCGAGCCGGGATCCCATGGAAAACACGCCGTTGCGGGCGCATCGAGGCGTGCCCAGCTTTCATCCGCACCGGCTTCGACGAAGGCGGCGCGAAAGTCATGGGCGTCGAGGCTGTCGCCGAGTGCGGCGTCGATCTCCGCTCCGCTCGGCCAAAGGTCGGAGAGGCAAATATTCCGGCCGTTCCCCGTTGCGATGGCCTCGTGCGTCAGGTCGCGTGCGGCGTCGCCCGCCAGCGCATAGGCGACGACGAGAGGCGGCGAGGCGAGGAAGCCCGCTTCGACCTGTGCATGGACGCGGCCGGGAAAGTTGCGATTACCCGAGAGAATGGCGACGGGCAGGACTTCACCTGCCGTGACCGCCTGTTCCATCACCGGCAGCAGCGGCCCGGAATTGCCGATGCAGGTCGTGCAGCCATAACCGACGATGGCGAAGCCGACCGCTTCGAGATCGGCCAGCAGGCCGGACCGCCGCAGGAAGCGCTCGGCCGCCGGCGAGCCGGGCGCGAGGGAGGTCTTGACCCAGGGCGGCGGCTGGAGCCCGAGCGCGCGGGCTTTGCGGGCGACCAGCCCGGCCGCCACGAGCAGGCGCGGATCGCTGGTGTTGGTGCAGCTGGTGATCGCAGCGATGGCGATCGGCTGTTGCGGCAGCTCTGCCGCCGCCCGCGCAGGCCGGGGGAGGCGGGCAAGCGTCGCCGGCACCGCCGCGAGCGCCACCCTGTCCTGCGGCCGGAAGGGGCCGGCGAGGCTGGTTTCGACATCATCGAGAGCGATCGTCACCACATCGGTGAAGCGGGGCTCGGCGGTGGGGTCGAACCAGAGGCCTTGCGCCCGGGCATAGGCCTCGACGAGCGCAATGGCTTGAGGCTGACGGCCGGTCTGGGCGAGATAGGCGAGCGTCGCCGCGTCGATCGGGAAATAGGCGGTCGAGGCGCCGAATTCCGGCGTCATATTGGCGACGACGGCGCGTTCGCCTGCCGATAGCGTCGCCACGCCGGGCCCGAAGAATTCGACGAAAGCGCCTGTCACGCCGCGTTCGCGCAGGCGTTGCGTGACGGTGAGGGCAAGATCGGTGGCCAGAACACCGTCGCGCAGGCGCCCGGTCAGCCTGACGCCGATCACCTCCGGAAGACGCATCATCACCGGCATGCCGAACATCACGCTTTCGGCTTCGAGGCCGCCGACACCCCAGGCGAGGACGCCGATCCCGTTGATCATCGGGGTATGGCTGTCGGTGCCGATCAGCGTGTCCGGCACGGCGAGCCACTGTCCATCGAGCGGGGCCGAGGTCACCACTGTCGCCAATTGCTCGAGATTGATCGTGTGCATGATGCCGGTGCCCGGCGGGTGCACGCGCACGCCCTCCAGCGCCCGCGTCGCCCATTTCAGGAAGCGGTAGCGCTCGCCGTTGCGGCGATATTCGCGCTCCTTGTTGAGTTCTGCGGCGGAGGGCGAGCCCGAGACGTCGACGCCGAGCGAATGATCGACCGAGACGTCGACGGGCAGGGCGGGGCTCAATTGCGCGGGATCGCAGCCGGCTTCGGCCAGCGCATCGCGCATGCCGGCCACGTCGACCAGCGCCGGCGTGCAGGTCGTGTCATGCATCAGCACCCGGCCGGGCTGGAAGGCGATCTCCGCCGTGCTGGTGCCGTGAACGAGCCATGTGCGCATGGCCGCCATGGCCTGTTCGCGCTCGGCCGGCGAGGGGGCGTTTCTCAGCAGGTTCTCGACGAGGATGCGAAAGACATGCGGCAGGCGCGCGAAGTCCGGGCCGAATGTCTCGGCCGCCGCCACGCGCAGGAACGGGCGGGATGCCGCATGGAAGGAGGCGATGGGTCGATCGGTGCTCACATTGATTAAATTGCATATATGAATTTATAAATGCAATTCATTTTTTGAGCTTGCGATCTCTCGGCGGACCCGGCGCGGGCTTGAGGTGACACTTGGTCGGTGCCGGGTCAGCTTGGCTCAAGCAAAAGAGGGCGCCCGGTGACGGGCGCCCTCTTTAAGCAGATGCAGGGCGTTGGCCGTTCAGGCCCCGGTCTTGATCAATTCCCGCGCGATGATGGTGCGCTGGATCTGGTTGGTGCCTTCGTAGATCTGGGTGATCTTGGCGTCGCGATAGAGCCGCTCGACCTCGAAGCCGCGGATATAGCCGGAGCCGCCGAAGATCTGCACGGCATTGGCCGTCTGCGTCACGGCCATGTCGCTGGCGAAACATTTCGCCATGGAGGAGGCGGAGGTCGCGGGCTTCTCGTGGTCGATCAGCAGCGCGGCGCGCTCGACGAGGGCGCGGGCGGCGGCGATGTCCTTGGCCATGTCGGCCAGCATCCATTGCAGGCCCTGATTGTCGAGGATCGGCTTGCCGAACTGGCGCCGGTCGCGGGCATAGGCCAGCGCCGCCTCCAGCCCTGCCTGCGCGATGCCCACCGCCAGCGAGGCGATGCCGACGCGGCCCTTTTCCAGCACGCTCATCATGATGTGGAAGCCGCGCCCCTTCGGACCGAGCAGCGCCTCGCGCGGCACAGTTACGCCGTCGAAGATCAGCGCGCCGACCTGGCTCGCGCGCTGGCCCATCTTGTGCTCCTTCGGCCCGCGCGAGACGCCGGGCGCATGCAAATCGACCAGGAAGATGCTCATGCCGCGATGGCCGGCAGCGGGATCGGTCGAGGCGAGAACGAAGCCGAGATCGGCGACCGGGGCGTTGTGGATCCAGAGCTTGCCGCCATCGATGACATAGCCGTCGCCCGTCTCGCGGGCGGTGGTGCGGACATTGGAGAGATCGGAGCCGGCCTCGGCTTCCGTCAGGCAATAGGCGACGCGGGTCTTGCCCGAGAGGATGTCGGGCAGGCGCTTGAGCTGTTCGGGCGTGCCATAACGGGTGAGCAGCGTCCCAATCAGTTCGACCAGGCCGCACTGATCGGCGACCGAGGCATAGCCGCGCGACAATTCCTCCATCACGATCGCATAGGCGAAGCTGTCGAGCCCGGCGCCGCCATGCTCCTCCGGCACCGTGATGCCGAATAGCCCGAGCTCGCCCATCTGCCTGTAGATCTCGGCGGGAAACGTCTCGTCGCGGTCGAGGTCGCCGGCGACGGGCCTGACCACGTCTTCGGCGAAGCGCCGGGCGGTGTCGCGGATCTGGCCGTAGATCTCGGCATCGAGCAGGGGCGGGTGCATCTCCGATCCTCCCTTACGCGATGCCGTTGAGGGCGCAGAAATGCGTCATCCGACGCGCTGCCAGCTCGGGATCGGCGAAAAGCCCGGACTGGTCGGCGAGGCGGAAGAGATCGGCGTAATGGAGGATGCCGCGTGCTGATTCAGCGCCGCCGACCATGCGGAAATGGGTCTGGAAACCGTTGAGCCAGGCGAGGAACACCACACCGCATTTGTAATGCTGCGTCGGCGCCTCGAAGAGCCGGCGCGACAGCGCGACGGTCGGATCGAGAATGGCGTGGAAGCCGGTGCGGTCGCCCGCTTCCAGCCTGGCGAAGGCGGCTGCGGCGGCTGGCGCGATCGGGTCGAAGATGCCGAGCAGCCCGTGCGAGAAGCCCTGCGCGTCGCCGCCGATCAGCTCCGCATAGTTGAAGTCGTCGCCGGTATACATGACGACGCCCTCCGGCAGGAGGCGGCGCATCTCGATCTCCTTGCCGGCATCGAGCAGCGAGATCTTGATGCCGTCGATCTTGGCCGCATGCTCGCGGATCAAGGTCAGAACGGTCTCCATGGCGGGCTTGAACTCGCGGCTGCCCCAGTAGCCGGCGAGCGCCGGGTCGAACATCTCGCCCAGCCAGTGCAGGATCACCTTGCCGCGACACTGGCGGATCAGGCGGCCATAGACGGCGAGGTAGTCGTCCGGCCCCTTGGCGACGCGGCAGAGCGCGCGGCTCGCCATCAGGATGATCTTGCCGCCGTGCTTCTCGACATGGCCGATCTGCTCCTCATAGGCGCGGATCACGTCGTCGAGGCTGCGCGCGGCGTTGGGATCGAGCTGGTCGGTGCCGGCGCCGCAGGCGAGATCGGCGCCGGGCGTCGCCTTGGC encodes:
- the mmgC gene encoding Acyl-CoA dehydrogenase; protein product: MHPPLLDAEIYGQIRDTARRFAEDVVRPVAGDLDRDETFPAEIYRQMGELGLFGITVPEEHGGAGLDSFAYAIVMEELSRGYASVADQCGLVELIGTLLTRYGTPEQLKRLPDILSGKTRVAYCLTEAEAGSDLSNVRTTARETGDGYVIDGGKLWIHNAPVADLGFVLASTDPAAGHRGMSIFLVDLHAPGVSRGPKEHKMGQRASQVGALIFDGVTVPREALLGPKGRGFHIMMSVLEKGRVGIASLAVGIAQAGLEAALAYARDRRQFGKPILDNQGLQWMLADMAKDIAAARALVERAALLIDHEKPATSASSMAKCFASDMAVTQTANAVQIFGGSGYIRGFEVERLYRDAKITQIYEGTNQIQRTIIARELIKTGA
- a CDS encoding DNA-binding transcriptional regulator, GntR family produces the protein MAKTEKPDLGEVLAARLLNEIRELRLPVDAHLRSQDIATRLGVSRFPVGLALSLLAEKGVLRHERNRGYFVAQSAPPPPEALGLAHEDRIATAYFRIADEHLRGLLPDQITESELRGRYGLTKAELAGVLARIGNEGWAERRPGYGWSFVHVLTTPESLEQTYRLRLALEPAALLEPGYDLSPELIASCRQAEERLLAGAIETDSADELHERGVRFHETIVGASGNPFFLDTIRRLNRIRRLLSYRSMLDRKRYRTQCEEHLAILDSLARRDQAEAAERLRAHLLHTIENLARIRPLLADAGNSSPKDRPRSSGGRE
- the acnA gene encoding Aconitate hydratase A, with product MSTDRPIASFHAASRPFLRVAAAETFGPDFARLPHVFRILVENLLRNAPSPAEREQAMAAMRTWLVHGTSTAEIAFQPGRVLMHDTTCTPALVDVAGMRDALAEAGCDPAQLSPALPVDVSVDHSLGVDVSGSPSAAELNKEREYRRNGERYRFLKWATRALEGVRVHPPGTGIMHTINLEQLATVVTSAPLDGQWLAVPDTLIGTDSHTPMINGIGVLAWGVGGLEAESVMFGMPVMMRLPEVIGVRLTGRLRDGVLATDLALTVTQRLRERGVTGAFVEFFGPGVATLSAGERAVVANMTPEFGASTAYFPIDAATLAYLAQTGRQPQAIALVEAYARAQGLWFDPTAEPRFTDVVTIALDDVETSLAGPFRPQDRVALAAVPATLARLPRPARAAAELPQQPIAIAAITSCTNTSDPRLLVAAGLVARKARALGLQPPPWVKTSLAPGSPAAERFLRRSGLLADLEAVGFAIVGYGCTTCIGNSGPLLPVMEQAVTAGEVLPVAILSGNRNFPGRVHAQVEAGFLASPPLVVAYALAGDAARDLTHEAIATGNGRNICLSDLWPSGAEIDAALGDSLDAHDFRAAFVEAGADESWARLDAPATACFPWDPGSTYLRRPPFARADTPVTLGTYAAHPLLVLGDDITTDHISPAGQTPSASEAGHWLVERGENPRDLNVYASRRGNWEVMLRGLFTNRTVVNRLAPDLPAGSTVHAPSGEVLPLWRATERYRSEGQSIIIVAGERYGTGSSRDWAAKGLGLLGVRAVLAASFERIHRSNLIGMGILPLVFDDAEQGKGLALAPGDRIEIAVPAEALAPRLPTYATLMRTNGTRIAIPLHVAVETQLECETLRAGGMLPLILRRFMPRHGIHPESEAGAPRKRRV
- a CDS encoding C4-dicarboxylate ABC transporter substrate-binding protein; the encoded protein is MIARRTVIACLAAMSFAGPTLAQAPAELRIIAPAGPGGGWDTAARSIQQVLTATGHAKSVQVQNVTGAGGTIGLAQFITGSKGDPNQLMVNGITMLGAILTNKAPVTLDQVTPLARLTGDPLVIVVPENSPHKTIKDLAVAIKADPARMIWAGGSAGGADHILAALMAKAAGSDPGKVNYVAFSGGGEALAAMLGGRVTAGVSGYGEFESQIKAGKLRALALSSGKRLEGVDVPTLKELGYDVEVVNWRAVMAAPGITTEQKKELTAVFEKMVKSKEWGEVLKARGWDDYYLAGEPFAAFIKEEQARVGEVLRSIGLVK
- a CDS encoding Dihydrodipicolinate synthase family protein codes for the protein MAEITLPRMDGSSERYQLSPPSPYPRTAPANGVRTVYAAAHVVADPLKLQEPWRVQAVDWDATLAFRHHLWGLGFKIAEAMDTSQRGMGLDWPNAAELIARVLAEAKATPGADLACGAGTDQLDPNAARSLDDVIRAYEEQIGHVEKHGGKIILMASRALCRVAKGPDDYLAVYGRLIRQCRGKVILHWLGEMFDPALAGYWGSREFKPAMETVLTLIREHAAKIDGIKISLLDAGKEIEMRRLLPEGVVMYTGDDFNYAELIGGDAQGFSHGLLGIFDPIAPAAAAAFARLEAGDRTGFHAILDPTVALSRRLFEAPTQHYKCGVVFLAWLNGFQTHFRMVGGAESARGILHYADLFRLADQSGLFADPELAARRMTHFCALNGIA